A segment of the Chryseobacterium scophthalmum genome:
AATTATCAATGGAATAATAATTACGGATATGCAGAAGTTTTCCTTAGAATTCCGGAGCAGGGAAATTTTAGTGTGGAATTGGCGGATCAGTTGATTTCAAACAACTCAGGTAAATATAGATTCTTTGATTTGCCATCGGGAAGAATTCCTATTTCAATTTACGAAAACGGATTTCTGATGTACAGAACGACTTTGAATGTTAGAAATAACAGCAGACTGGTTCTCGATTTTTTCACGAATGAAGGTTTGTATCTTTTAGATTCTTATCCGCTCCAAAATGGTTATTACGGTTTTAATAACTGGAATGATATCTGGAATAATCCTTACGGAAATTCAGGAAACATTGGAAACATAAATTATCCTAATGTAATGGATAATCAAACTTTCCAGCAATTTTTCAGTAAGATGAAAGAAGATGCTTGGTTTGATGATAAAAAAATTATTTTCATTAATCAGCAAGGTCGTCATGCAATGTTTACATCCGACCAAATAAGTATTTTGGTAAAAGATCTGAGTTTTGATAAAAATAAAATCGCTTTGGCTAAATCTTTATTCTCGAAATGTGTTGACAAACAGAAATATTTTGTTGTTGGAGACGCATTAGATTTTGAAAGCAGCAGAAGAGATTTGATGGATTTTGTATCTAACTATTAAGATTTTTCAATGAAAAAATTGATTCCGTTTTTACTCATTGTTTTATCAGGATTGATTTCTGGTCAGAATATTGAGCCTGTAAGAAAAGCTGTTCAAAAAATTAATCAGACAACAGGTTTTAAAATTAAAACAGTTCCCTATTCTTATTTTATGGATAAATCTGAGGTAACAGATAACGGAATTGAATTAAAAGGATTTTATAAAAACGGTGCGCTTAAAAAGATGGAGCATTTCGTTGGCTTATCAGCCTGGAACATTGTAACCGAATATTTTTTTTCAAAAAATCAACAATTGGTTTTTGTACATTCAACAAAATATCAAACGGTTGACGAAAACGGATATTTAGAAAAACCTCAAAAGTTGTCTGAATTGAGATGTTATTATGAAAATGATAAGCTGATAAAATCTGTCGGAACATTTAATACTGATGAAAAAACAGATTATCTGAAAGAATCCCAAAATCTTATCAGTGATTTGAAAACATACAGATAAAGAGACTGAAAAGCTTTAATACGGCGTGTTGTTTTAACCGCAAAAGCAACAAAAGACTTTATGGTAATTTAAGTTGTTTAAAAGCTGGTAAAAATAAATGGACATTTACATTTTGTG
Coding sequences within it:
- a CDS encoding DUF4476 domain-containing protein, producing MKKIFTVCSILSGLLFFAQEAGKAGELLKNEVSKREIESTTSKRQDSRNNNSDNSSGFRNSNNQNSTKRSPSNPNYQWNNNYGYAEVFLRIPEQGNFSVELADQLISNNSGKYRFFDLPSGRIPISIYENGFLMYRTTLNVRNNSRLVLDFFTNEGLYLLDSYPLQNGYYGFNNWNDIWNNPYGNSGNIGNINYPNVMDNQTFQQFFSKMKEDAWFDDKKIIFINQQGRHAMFTSDQISILVKDLSFDKNKIALAKSLFSKCVDKQKYFVVGDALDFESSRRDLMDFVSNY